The following are from one region of the Arachis duranensis cultivar V14167 chromosome 10, aradu.V14167.gnm2.J7QH, whole genome shotgun sequence genome:
- the LOC107469401 gene encoding U-box domain-containing protein 1-like — protein sequence MDGSAKSLLVSLVNIANEVSSMEKSHFVHARNVSSMIWRIKLLSSMLEEIQLTCCPIPPSSIMSFNEILSLIVKSKHMIQECKDGSYLWSLIQLEFISNQFYLLAKDMGNSLDTLPLSSLSITRDTQEQVELLQKQAKMVKLFIDPRDLQQRDRLLHVMANNSLQNKDFVDARKVEEILSNIGLKTASDYDMEISKLEAEARNQASTGGLKEASDIKNLLFLVSYSKSMIFKDVENERNEGECQPLPEFQHIKIHDYCSASSKSITLNIRDEFLCPISLELMRDPVIVSSGHSYDRVSIARWINSGHHTCPKSGQRLIHTALVPNYALKSLIQQWCYENKLPVNDPTMSVLKVNSSKKNFNANSLDAIKMTAEFLVGKLATGSADTQRKAAYKLRLLAKCGMDSRKIIAEAGAIPFLVTLLLSNDPRIQEQAVTALLNLSIFDNNKILIMAAGKAIENIIEVLESGKTMEARQNAAAAIFSLTMIDYSKVTIGGHPRATKALVNLLKEGTAVGKRDAASALFNLAVYQNNKARIVSAGAVSLLIELLMDDKAGITDDALAVLASLVGCSQGLQEIRNSRALVSILIELLRYGSATGKENSITLLLGLCKEEGELVARRLLVNPSSIPSLQSLAAHGSLRARRKADALLRLLNRCCSQPHHSL from the coding sequence ATGGATGGTTCCGCTAAGTCTCTGCTAGTTTCATTGGTTAACATTGCTAATGAAGTTAGTTCAATGGAGAAGTCTCACTTTGTTCATGCAAGGAATGTTTCATCCATGATATGGAGGATCAAGCTTCTCTCTTCTATGCTTGAAGAGATTCAATTAACATGCTGTCCAATTCCTCCATCTTCCATAATGTCTTTCAATGAGATCTTGTCTTTGATTGTGAAATCAAAGCATATGATTCAAGAATGCAAAGATGGCAGTTATCTTTGGAGTCTAATACAGTTGGAGTTCATATCCAACCAATTTTACTTGCTGGCAAAGGATATGGGAAATTCCCTTGACACACTTCCTCTGAGTTCGCTTAGCATCACAAGAGATACACAAGAACAAGTGGAGCTTCTccagaaacaagcaaaaatGGTTAAGTTGTTCATTGATCCTCGCGATCTTCAACAAAGAGACCGGCTTCTACATGTGATGGCCAACAACAGTTTACAAAACAAGGACTTTGTTGATGCTAGAAAAGTGGAGGAAATATTAAGCAACATTGGTTTGAAAACTGCATCGGATTATGATATGGAAATATCGAAATTAGAGGCTGAAGCTCGGAATCAGGCTAGCACCGGAGGACTAAAGGAAGCGTCTGATATCAAGAATCTGTTATTCCTGGTTTCGTATTCCAAATCAATGATATTCAAGGATGTAGAGAAtgaaagaaatgaaggagagtGCCAGCCGCTGCCTGAATTTCAACATATCAAAATTCATGATTATTGTTCAGCAAGTTCCAAGTCCATAACACTAAATATTCGCGACGAATTTCTTTGCCCGATTTCGCTTGAGCTAATGAGGGATCCTGTGATTGTATCTTCCGGCCACAGCTATGATCGAGTTTCGATAGCACGGTGGATAAACTCTGGGCATCACACTTGCCCCAAAAGTGGACAAAGGTTAATTCACACTGCTCTAGTACCAAACTATGCATTGAAGAGTCTTATCCAGCAATGGTGCTATGAAAACAAGCTCCCAGTGAATGACCCTACTATGTCTGTTTTGAAGGTAAATAGCAGCAAGAAGAACTTCAATGCGAATTCTTTAGATGCGATCAAAATGACAGCAGAGTTTTTAGTTGGAAAATTGGCAACTGGCTCGGCCGACACCCAAAGGAAAGCCGCTTATAAACTCCGGTTACTCGCAAAATGCGGTATGGACAGTCGAAAAATTATAGCCGAGGCCGGGGCTATTCCATTTCTAGTTACACTACTACTTTCCAATGATCCCAGAATCCAGGAACAAGCGGTGACGGCTTTGTTAAACCTCTCCATCTTTGACAACAACAAGATTTTGATAATGGCAGCCGGCAAAGCAATCGAAAACATAATAGAAGTACTTGAATCTGGGAAGACAATGGAGGCAAGACAAAATGCGGCAGCAGCAATATTCAGCTTGACTATGATAGATTACAGCAAAGTAACAATTGGAGGTCATCCAAGAGCCACAAAGGCATTAGTTAACCTCTTGAAAGAAGGCACAGCTGTAGGTAAAAGAGATGCTGCTAGTGCGCTTTTCAACCTGGCAGTTTACCAAAATAACAAGGCGAGAATTGTGAGTGCAGGGGCAGTTTCTTTGCTGATTGAGTTGCTGATGGATGATAAGGCCGGTATCACTGATGATGCATTGGCTGTGCTTGCTTCTCTTGTTGGTTGCTCTCAAGGGCTACAAGAGATAAGGAACAGCAGAGCATTGGTTTCTATCCTTATTGAGCTTCTGAGGTATGGATCAGCCACAGGGAAGGAAAACTCAATAACACTTCTTCTCGGGTTGTGCAAAGAAGAAGGCGAGCTCGTGGCAAGGCGTCTCTTAGTGAATCCCAGCAGCATTCCTTCTCTTCAAAGTTTGGCTGCTCATGGTTCGTTGAGGGCACGTCGAAAGGCTGATGCATTGCTTCGCTTGCTAAATAGATGCTGCTCACAACCTCATCATTCTCTTTGA